A section of the Flaviflexus equikiangi genome encodes:
- a CDS encoding phosphate ABC transporter substrate-binding protein PstS yields the protein MNITRSRKAASLALAGALAVTLAACSDTSEGEETPDVTTDATDEQTEEETADDEASTEAGGSSELPTPIADLGVSGSLNGSGASSQANAQQAWRDNFSADFGVTVNYNPTGSGTGREQFIGGAVSFAGTDSILDEEELAAAAQRCGSDIVELPLYISPIAIAYNVPGVDSLNLSAANVAAIFSGEITNWNDEAIAADNEGVELPDLEIVPVNRADDSGTTENFVQYIIEAAGDEAWPYEAADAWPISGTQSAEKTSGVVDLTAQTEGAITYADASQIGDLPAANVEVNGEFLAYSPEAAAAIVDGSEPTADATDLILTVDLKRDGSIADAYPVVMISYIVACTEYEDAQEAANVKGYLSYMASDEGQQAATAAGGGNAPISDDLQSRVFPAIDAIVTE from the coding sequence GTGAACATCACCCGTTCTCGCAAGGCCGCATCGCTCGCACTCGCCGGTGCCCTTGCCGTCACTCTCGCCGCCTGCTCCGATACCTCGGAAGGCGAGGAAACCCCGGACGTCACGACAGACGCGACTGACGAGCAGACCGAAGAGGAGACCGCGGACGACGAGGCTTCGACCGAAGCCGGCGGATCATCCGAGCTTCCCACCCCGATCGCAGATCTCGGCGTCTCCGGCTCCCTCAACGGATCGGGCGCTTCCTCCCAGGCGAACGCCCAGCAGGCATGGCGCGACAACTTCTCCGCTGACTTCGGTGTGACCGTGAACTACAACCCGACCGGGTCGGGCACGGGCCGCGAGCAGTTCATCGGCGGGGCCGTCTCGTTCGCCGGCACCGACTCGATCCTCGATGAGGAAGAGCTCGCGGCGGCCGCTCAGCGCTGCGGCTCCGACATCGTGGAGCTTCCGCTCTACATCTCTCCCATCGCCATCGCCTACAACGTGCCGGGTGTCGACAGCCTCAACCTGTCCGCCGCCAACGTTGCCGCCATCTTCTCCGGTGAGATCACGAACTGGAACGATGAGGCGATCGCCGCCGACAACGAGGGCGTCGAGCTGCCCGATCTCGAGATCGTCCCCGTCAACCGCGCCGATGACTCCGGCACGACCGAGAACTTCGTCCAGTACATCATCGAGGCCGCCGGTGACGAGGCATGGCCGTACGAGGCTGCTGATGCGTGGCCGATCTCGGGCACCCAGTCCGCAGAGAAGACGAGCGGTGTCGTCGACCTGACCGCCCAGACCGAGGGTGCCATCACCTACGCTGACGCCTCCCAGATCGGTGACCTTCCGGCCGCCAACGTCGAGGTCAACGGCGAGTTCCTCGCGTACTCACCCGAGGCTGCGGCCGCGATCGTCGACGGCTCTGAGCCGACCGCGGACGCGACGGACCTCATCCTCACGGTGGATCTCAAGCGGGACGGCTCCATCGCCGACGCATACCCGGTTGTCATGATCTCCTACATCGTCGCGTGCACCGAGTACGAGGACGCCCAGGAAGCCGCGAACGTCAAGGGCTACCTCTCCTACATGGCATCCGACGAGGGTCAGCAGGCCGCCACGGCCGCCGGCGGCGGCAACGCCCCGATCTCCGACGACCTCCAGTCCCGCGTCTTTCCGGCCATCGATGCAATCGTCACCGAGTAG
- a CDS encoding NUDIX hydrolase, whose amino-acid sequence MRSDVLAAGALVWRRRGRDVEVLLVHRPRYDDWSIPKGKLHNGEDVQVAAVREVEEETGVAISLGQPLGKVAYRLGDGRKKITHYWVGCPLSTDSAVYRVRPAVSPAKRSEIDDVRWVSSKKAFGMLSQESDRDLLGKLMDQHADDKLSTWTLLVVRHSRAMKRSAWKGGKGPEETRPLTAVGAKHAKELIPLLSSYGVTRVVSSPWERCMATMRPFAKAVGVEIEERDELTESAHEKKPRPVYRLIDQLLRKNDSAVAVCAHRPTLPTIVEAFQNRAPHAIIKQVPTTDPWLKTGEVLIAHVSQRKGHKAHIVALEKVRPSVLT is encoded by the coding sequence TTGAGATCTGATGTCCTCGCGGCGGGCGCCCTCGTGTGGCGCCGCCGGGGCCGGGATGTCGAGGTGCTCCTCGTGCACCGGCCGCGCTATGACGACTGGTCGATCCCGAAGGGGAAGCTCCACAACGGTGAAGACGTCCAGGTCGCTGCCGTGCGTGAAGTGGAGGAGGAGACGGGTGTCGCCATCTCCCTCGGCCAGCCCCTCGGCAAAGTGGCCTATCGGCTGGGCGATGGGAGGAAGAAGATCACCCACTATTGGGTGGGATGTCCGCTGTCGACCGATTCCGCTGTCTACCGAGTGCGGCCAGCCGTATCTCCCGCGAAGCGCAGCGAGATCGACGACGTGCGGTGGGTGTCGTCGAAGAAGGCCTTCGGGATGCTCTCCCAGGAGTCGGATCGAGACCTGCTGGGCAAGCTCATGGACCAGCACGCGGATGACAAGCTGTCGACGTGGACGCTCCTCGTCGTGCGGCATTCGCGGGCCATGAAGCGCTCCGCATGGAAAGGCGGGAAGGGCCCCGAAGAGACCCGCCCGCTGACTGCGGTGGGTGCGAAGCATGCGAAAGAGCTCATCCCACTCCTGTCCTCGTACGGCGTGACCAGGGTCGTGTCGAGCCCGTGGGAACGGTGCATGGCGACCATGCGGCCGTTCGCGAAGGCAGTGGGCGTGGAGATCGAGGAGCGGGACGAACTCACCGAGTCCGCCCACGAGAAGAAGCCCCGCCCCGTCTACCGGCTCATCGATCAGCTCCTGCGGAAGAACGATTCTGCCGTTGCCGTGTGCGCCCACCGGCCCACGCTTCCGACGATCGTGGAAGCCTTCCAGAACAGGGCTCCGCATGCCATCATCAAGCAGGTTCCGACAACTGATCCCTGGCTGAAGACCGGGGAGGTGCTGATCGCGCACGTCTCCCAGCGCAAGGGGCACAAGGCGCACATCGTCGCCCTGGAAAAAGTGCGTCCGTCCGTTTTGACCTAG
- a CDS encoding RNA degradosome polyphosphate kinase: MDSELNAALNDADDVVDFETEMDAVDDTEDELARRARIQAAARTGSPVPISSLAEQAEQSDDDGETDLPDGRFAERELSWLAFNERVLEQAEDLSLPLLERAWFLAIFASNLDEFFMVRVAGLKRRIATGLAVQSVAGLSPRQVMDGIAVRAHELMDRHARVFSEDVKPKLAEEGIDILHWGQLDESQHDRLRKFFRSQIFPVLTPLAVDPAHPFPYISGLSLNLAVVVRNPKTGKEHFARVKVPPLLPRFIAVDVNGRPYRPEDVPTVGGHTAYVPLEEVIGAHLDALFPGMEVVEYDTFRVTRNEDVEVEEDDAENLLTALEKELTRRRFGPAVRLEVAEGISNHVLNLLVRELGVRDSDVYRLPTPLDLTGLNVIHDLDRPELKYKKFVPVTPKGLAEVESSTPTNFFDAIREQDILLHHPYESFSTSVQQFIAQAAADPKVLAVKQTLYRTSGDSPIVDSLIKAARAGKQVLAIVEIKARFDEAANIEWARKLERAGVHVVYGIVGLKTHCKICLVVRQEEDGLRRYCHVGTGNYHPKTARGYEDLGILTSNRDVGQDLTRLFNQLSGYAPRTKFHRLLVAPRTVRPGLLERIDREIANKQAGKEAWIKMKVNALVDETTIDALYRASQAGVPVAIQVRGICALRAGIPGLSENITVRSILGRFLEHSRVFAFCNEGDPDVFIGSADLMHRNLDRRVEALIKISDPAHSAHLIELLEMATADTTASWHLEPEGWRRVDTDKNGERLIDIQEYLMAKARSKVKS, from the coding sequence ATGGATAGTGAGCTCAACGCGGCACTGAACGACGCGGACGATGTTGTCGATTTCGAAACCGAAATGGATGCTGTTGACGACACGGAGGACGAGCTTGCTCGGCGCGCCAGAATACAGGCGGCTGCGCGGACGGGTTCTCCCGTCCCCATCTCGTCGCTCGCGGAGCAGGCCGAGCAGAGCGACGATGACGGTGAGACCGACCTTCCGGACGGGAGATTTGCGGAGCGTGAACTGTCCTGGCTGGCCTTCAACGAGAGGGTCCTCGAACAGGCTGAAGATCTGAGCCTGCCGCTGCTCGAACGCGCCTGGTTCCTTGCGATCTTCGCCTCCAACCTCGACGAGTTCTTCATGGTTCGAGTTGCCGGGTTGAAGAGGCGCATCGCAACCGGGCTGGCAGTGCAGTCCGTGGCGGGGCTGTCTCCCCGGCAGGTCATGGACGGCATCGCCGTGCGTGCCCACGAGCTCATGGATCGCCATGCTCGCGTGTTCTCGGAGGATGTGAAGCCGAAGCTGGCCGAGGAGGGCATTGACATCCTGCACTGGGGTCAGCTCGACGAGAGCCAGCACGATCGGCTCCGCAAGTTCTTCCGCAGCCAGATCTTCCCGGTGCTCACCCCGCTCGCGGTCGATCCCGCCCACCCGTTCCCCTACATCTCCGGCCTTTCCCTCAATCTTGCGGTCGTCGTGCGGAACCCGAAGACGGGCAAGGAGCATTTCGCGCGAGTCAAGGTTCCTCCGCTGCTCCCGCGCTTCATCGCCGTCGATGTCAACGGGCGCCCCTACCGGCCTGAGGATGTTCCCACGGTCGGCGGGCATACGGCCTACGTGCCGCTCGAAGAGGTCATCGGTGCCCATCTCGATGCTCTGTTCCCGGGGATGGAGGTCGTCGAATACGACACCTTCCGGGTGACACGCAATGAAGACGTCGAGGTCGAGGAAGACGATGCCGAGAACCTGCTGACGGCCCTCGAGAAGGAGCTCACGAGGCGGCGCTTCGGTCCCGCGGTGCGGCTCGAGGTCGCGGAGGGGATCTCCAACCATGTCCTCAATCTGCTCGTGCGGGAGCTCGGCGTCCGAGACTCGGATGTGTACCGGTTGCCGACGCCGCTCGACCTGACGGGGCTCAACGTCATCCATGATCTGGATCGGCCGGAGCTGAAGTACAAGAAGTTCGTTCCCGTCACGCCGAAGGGCCTGGCGGAGGTGGAGTCGTCCACCCCGACGAACTTCTTCGACGCCATCAGGGAGCAGGACATCCTCCTCCACCACCCCTACGAGTCGTTCTCCACCTCCGTCCAGCAGTTTATCGCCCAGGCGGCCGCTGATCCGAAGGTTCTCGCCGTCAAGCAGACCCTGTACCGCACCTCGGGTGACTCTCCCATCGTGGATTCCCTCATCAAGGCCGCGCGGGCCGGCAAGCAGGTCCTGGCGATTGTCGAGATCAAGGCGCGCTTCGATGAGGCCGCCAATATCGAGTGGGCTCGGAAGCTGGAGCGTGCCGGCGTCCACGTGGTCTACGGAATCGTGGGCCTGAAGACGCACTGCAAGATCTGCCTGGTCGTGCGCCAGGAAGAGGACGGCCTGCGGCGCTACTGCCACGTGGGCACCGGCAACTATCATCCGAAGACGGCGCGAGGCTACGAGGATCTGGGAATCCTCACATCCAACCGCGATGTCGGGCAGGATCTGACGAGACTCTTCAACCAGCTGTCGGGCTATGCTCCGCGGACGAAGTTCCATCGCCTCCTGGTGGCCCCTCGCACGGTGCGGCCGGGCCTGCTCGAGCGGATCGATCGCGAGATCGCCAATAAGCAGGCGGGCAAGGAGGCGTGGATCAAGATGAAGGTCAACGCCCTTGTCGACGAGACCACGATCGACGCGCTCTACCGCGCCTCCCAGGCGGGTGTCCCCGTCGCGATCCAGGTTCGCGGCATCTGTGCCCTGCGGGCCGGGATTCCAGGCCTGTCCGAGAACATCACCGTCCGGTCGATCCTCGGGCGCTTCCTCGAGCACTCCCGTGTGTTCGCGTTCTGCAACGAGGGGGATCCGGATGTCTTCATCGGCTCCGCGGACCTCATGCACAGGAACCTGGATCGTCGCGTCGAGGCTCTCATCAAGATCTCCGATCCTGCGCACAGCGCGCACCTCATCGAGCTGCTGGAGATGGCGACGGCAGACACGACGGCCTCCTGGCATCTCGAGCCGGAAGGCTGGAGGCGGGTCGATACGGACAAGAACGGGGAACGGCTCATCGACATTCAGGAATACCTCATGGCTAAGGCACGGTCGAAGGTCAAGAGTTGA
- the mshD gene encoding mycothiol synthase, protein MRISTARPPVDAFTEFAALVEQHDGVEAFGEASHRDVREDRPARYMAMYEDRLIALACMGKEGSELAVHPDHRDQGLGRHLVEHVSQTVSPMRLWSHGNLPAAQALAASTRLAPVRELRQLSTLLQDAGRPEARGDVSLRPYTDRDAEDLVAVNARAFAHHPEQGAMTADDIPASGGEITLAVAGDDVVGFYWLKRDPAELYVLGIDPEWQGRGLGGWLTRHCLADLREGGASTAMLYVEGDNEAALATYARAGFDVARRDIQYELA, encoded by the coding sequence ATGCGGATCTCGACAGCTCGACCACCGGTCGATGCTTTCACGGAGTTCGCCGCTCTTGTCGAACAGCATGACGGTGTGGAGGCTTTCGGTGAAGCCTCCCACCGTGATGTTCGCGAAGACCGTCCGGCGCGCTACATGGCGATGTACGAGGATCGACTGATCGCACTTGCCTGCATGGGCAAGGAGGGCAGTGAACTGGCAGTCCACCCCGACCACCGCGATCAGGGTCTCGGCAGGCACCTCGTCGAGCACGTCTCCCAGACGGTATCGCCGATGAGACTGTGGTCGCACGGCAATCTTCCCGCGGCGCAGGCGCTCGCGGCCAGCACGCGCCTCGCCCCGGTCCGCGAGCTGCGCCAGCTCTCGACCCTCCTGCAGGATGCTGGTCGTCCAGAAGCGCGCGGCGATGTCTCGCTGCGGCCCTATACGGATCGTGATGCTGAGGATCTGGTCGCGGTGAATGCTCGCGCTTTCGCGCATCACCCCGAGCAGGGTGCGATGACGGCGGACGATATTCCCGCCAGCGGCGGCGAGATCACGCTCGCCGTTGCGGGAGATGACGTGGTCGGCTTCTACTGGCTCAAGCGCGATCCTGCTGAGCTCTATGTGCTCGGAATCGATCCGGAGTGGCAGGGGAGGGGCTTGGGCGGCTGGCTCACCCGGCACTGCCTGGCCGATCTTCGTGAGGGCGGTGCTTCGACTGCCATGCTCTATGTGGAGGGCGATAACGAAGCGGCCTTGGCGACGTATGCTCGGGCGGGTTTCGACGTGGCGCGCCGCGACATTCAATACGAGTTGGCCTAA